A single region of the Pseudomonas sp. VD-NE ins genome encodes:
- a CDS encoding GNAT family N-acetyltransferase, translated as MRIIQATLEHLDLLTPLFVKYREFYGSLPYPDSSRAFLEKRLRRKESVIYLALADDDDKKLMGFCQLYPSFSSLSLKRVWILNDIYVAEDARRQLVADNLIRTAKKMAKETQAVRMRVSTSSNNEVAQKTYESIGFKEDTEFKNYVLPISEEL; from the coding sequence ATGCGGATTATTCAAGCGACCCTCGAACATCTGGATTTACTGACTCCGTTGTTCGTCAAATATCGCGAGTTCTACGGTTCCCTGCCTTACCCGGATTCTTCCCGCGCCTTCCTTGAAAAGCGCCTGCGTCGCAAGGAATCGGTCATCTACCTGGCCCTGGCCGATGATGACGACAAGAAACTGATGGGCTTCTGTCAGCTCTACCCAAGCTTCTCCTCGTTGTCGCTCAAACGCGTGTGGATCCTCAACGACATCTATGTCGCCGAAGACGCCCGCCGCCAACTGGTCGCCGACAACCTGATCCGCACCGCTAAGAAAATGGCCAAGGAAACCCAGGCCGTGCGCATGCGCGTCTCTACCAGTAGCAACAATGAAGTCGCGCAGAAAACCTACGAGTCCATCGGGTTCAAGGAAGACACCGAGTTCAAGAACTACGTGCTGCCGATCAGCGAAGAGCTCTGA
- the eutC gene encoding ethanolamine ammonia-lyase subunit EutC, whose product MEKPPIDPQNPWLELRRLTPARIALGRTGTSLPTTAQLDFQFAHAQARDAVHLPFDHAGLSAQLSERGRESLLLHSAAVDRNSYLQRPDLGRKLSDESAQALREYAAAHPGGVDLAIVVADGLSALAVHRHTLPFLNRLEEQMSTDGWSMAPIVLVEQGRVAVGDEIGQLLGAKMLVMLIGERPGLSSPDSLGLYFTYNPKIGLTDAYRNCISNVRLEGLSYGMAAHRLLYLMREACRRQLSGVNLKDEAQVQTLESDAGADMKGNFLLSPPPT is encoded by the coding sequence ATGGAAAAACCGCCCATCGACCCGCAAAACCCTTGGCTGGAACTGCGTCGCCTGACCCCGGCGCGGATTGCCCTTGGCCGCACTGGCACCAGCCTGCCGACCACTGCGCAACTGGACTTCCAGTTTGCCCACGCCCAGGCGCGCGACGCCGTGCATCTGCCGTTCGATCACGCCGGCCTCAGCGCGCAACTGAGCGAGCGCGGACGCGAAAGTCTGTTGCTGCACAGCGCCGCAGTGGATCGCAACAGCTACCTGCAACGCCCGGATCTGGGCCGCAAGCTCAGCGATGAATCGGCGCAGGCCTTGCGTGAGTACGCAGCGGCGCATCCGGGCGGTGTCGATCTGGCGATCGTCGTGGCTGACGGCCTGTCGGCGCTGGCGGTGCATCGCCATACGCTGCCGTTCCTCAATCGTCTGGAAGAGCAAATGAGCACCGACGGTTGGTCCATGGCGCCGATTGTCCTGGTGGAACAGGGCCGCGTTGCCGTCGGCGATGAAATCGGCCAGTTGCTCGGCGCAAAAATGCTGGTGATGCTGATCGGCGAACGCCCGGGACTCAGCTCCCCAGACAGCCTCGGTTTATATTTCACCTACAATCCAAAGATCGGCCTGACCGACGCCTACCGCAATTGCATTTCCAATGTACGGCTCGAAGGCTTGAGCTACGGCATGGCGGCACATCGCTTGCTGTACTTGATGCGGGAAGCTTGTCGCAGACAGCTGTCGGGCGTGAATCTGAAGGACGAAGCACAGGTTCAGACGCTGGAATCGGACGCCGGTGCGGACATGAAAGGAAACTTCCTACTTAGCCCGCCCCCTACCTGA
- a CDS encoding helix-turn-helix transcriptional regulator, with amino-acid sequence MRKNTSGPRFKALLEAANISTTGFAKFWGTEAQNVHNWYTRGVPAYRMEEVSRLLSVNSEWLKTGQGTKELPSLAPPASNGDSFDAHDPQGAYRFIHPNDIELAFFKETPLTNGSDKNHVIQDPDLSIRLLRAQLDQLEIRPADAICAHMIGNSMAERIEDGSVVAIDRGLTQVVDGEIYAIEHDGMLRIKYLHRMPGNGLRLRSHNSAEYPDEVFRPAQIEEQRIHILGWVFWWSTVSKRRPVVPFL; translated from the coding sequence ATGAGAAAGAACACTAGCGGTCCAAGATTCAAGGCACTCCTGGAAGCTGCGAACATCTCGACGACGGGTTTCGCAAAGTTCTGGGGCACGGAAGCCCAAAATGTCCACAACTGGTACACCCGGGGCGTCCCCGCGTATCGCATGGAAGAAGTCTCACGCCTGCTGTCCGTCAACAGCGAATGGCTGAAAACCGGCCAAGGCACAAAAGAGCTGCCGAGCCTGGCTCCGCCTGCCAGCAACGGCGACAGCTTTGACGCCCACGATCCTCAGGGCGCCTACCGATTCATCCATCCCAACGACATCGAACTGGCCTTCTTCAAAGAAACGCCACTCACCAACGGCTCCGACAAAAACCACGTCATCCAGGACCCGGACCTGTCCATCCGCCTGCTGCGTGCACAGCTTGATCAACTGGAAATCCGCCCCGCCGACGCCATCTGCGCCCACATGATCGGCAACAGCATGGCCGAGCGCATCGAGGACGGCTCCGTCGTCGCCATCGATCGTGGCCTGACCCAAGTCGTCGACGGCGAGATCTACGCCATCGAACACGACGGCATGCTGCGCATCAAATACCTGCACCGCATGCCCGGCAACGGCCTGCGCCTGCGTAGCCACAACAGCGCCGAATACCCGGACGAAGTGTTCCGCCCGGCGCAGATCGAGGAGCAAAGGATTCATATATTGGGCTGGGTGTTTTGGTGGTCGACAGTGAGCAAGCGGCGGCCGGTGGTGCCGTTTCTCTGA
- a CDS encoding ethanolamine ammonia-lyase subunit EutB — MAAFAHSVGAQTYRFDSLKDVMAKASPARSGDFLAGVAALNDGERVAAQMALADIPLTHFLQEALIPYESDEVTRLIIDTHDKQAFAVVSHLTVGGFRDWLLSDAADETSLRALAPGLTPEMVAAVSKIMRVQDLVLVAQKIRVVTKFRGTLGLRGRLSTRLQPNHPTDEPSGIAASILDGLLYGNGDAMIGINPATDSIASICAMLEMLDAIIQRYDIPTQACVLTHVTTSIEAINRGVPLDLVFQSIAGTEAANASFGINLNVLQEGYDAGLSLNRGTLGQNLMYFETGQGSALSANAHHGVDQQTCETRAYAVARHFKPFLVNTVVGFIGPEYLYNGKQIIRAGLEDHFCGKLLGVPMGCDICYTNHAEADQDDMDTLLTLLGVAGINFIMGIPGSDDIMLNYQTTSFHDALYARQTLGLKPAPEFEQWLANMGIFTQADGKVRFGNNLPPAFRQALAQLG; from the coding sequence ATGGCCGCATTCGCCCATTCCGTCGGCGCCCAGACCTATCGCTTCGACAGCCTCAAGGACGTCATGGCCAAGGCCAGCCCAGCACGCTCCGGGGACTTTCTCGCCGGCGTCGCCGCGCTCAATGACGGCGAGCGCGTGGCCGCACAAATGGCCCTGGCCGACATTCCGCTCACGCATTTCCTGCAGGAAGCGCTGATTCCTTACGAGTCCGATGAAGTCACCCGGCTGATCATCGATACCCACGACAAACAGGCCTTCGCCGTGGTCAGCCACCTCACGGTGGGCGGCTTCCGCGACTGGTTGCTCAGCGATGCTGCCGATGAAACCAGCCTGCGCGCCCTCGCCCCCGGGCTGACCCCGGAAATGGTCGCCGCCGTGTCAAAGATCATGCGCGTGCAGGATCTGGTGCTGGTAGCGCAGAAGATTCGCGTGGTGACGAAGTTTCGCGGCACCCTCGGCCTGCGCGGGCGTCTTTCGACCCGCCTGCAACCCAATCACCCGACCGACGAGCCATCCGGCATCGCCGCGAGCATTCTCGACGGCCTGCTCTACGGTAACGGCGACGCGATGATCGGCATCAACCCGGCCACCGACAGCATCGCCTCGATCTGCGCAATGCTGGAAATGCTCGACGCGATCATCCAGCGCTACGACATCCCGACTCAGGCCTGCGTGCTGACCCACGTCACCACCTCCATCGAAGCGATCAATCGCGGTGTGCCGCTGGATCTGGTGTTCCAGTCAATCGCCGGCACCGAAGCGGCCAACGCCAGTTTCGGCATCAACCTGAATGTCTTGCAGGAGGGCTACGACGCCGGCCTGAGCCTGAATCGCGGCACCCTCGGGCAGAACCTGATGTATTTCGAGACCGGTCAAGGCAGCGCGCTGTCGGCCAACGCCCACCACGGCGTCGACCAACAGACCTGCGAAACCCGGGCCTACGCCGTGGCGCGACATTTCAAACCGTTTCTGGTGAACACCGTCGTAGGATTTATCGGCCCGGAGTATCTCTACAACGGTAAACAGATCATCCGCGCCGGCCTCGAAGACCATTTCTGCGGCAAGCTGCTCGGCGTGCCGATGGGCTGCGACATCTGCTACACCAACCACGCCGAAGCCGATCAGGACGACATGGACACCTTGCTGACGCTGCTCGGAGTCGCCGGGATCAACTTCATCATGGGCATCCCCGGCTCCGACGACATCATGCTCAATTACCAGACCACTTCATTCCACGACGCGCTCTACGCGCGCCAGACCTTGGGCCTGAAACCGGCGCCCGAGTTCGAGCAATGGCTGGCAAACATGGGCATCTTCACCCAAGCGGATGGCAAGGTTCGCTTCGGTAACAACTTGCCGCCGGCCTTCCGCCAGGCGCTGGCGCAACTGGGATGA
- a CDS encoding aldehyde dehydrogenase family protein: MRYAHPGTEGAKVSFKAKYGNYIGGEFVAPVKGQYFTNTSPVNGQPIAEFPRSTAEDIDKALDAAHAAADAWGATSVQARSLILLKIADRIEANLELLAITETWDNGKAIRETLNADIPLAADHFRYFAGCLRAQEGSAAEIDGNTVAYHIHEPLGVVGQIIPWNFPILMAAWKLAPALAAGNCVVLKPAEQTPLGITVLLELIGDLLPPGVLNIVQGYGKEAGEALATSKRIAKIAFTGSTPVGSHIMKCAAENIIPSTVELGGKSPNIFFEDIMQAEPTFIEKAAEGLVLAFFNQGEVCTCPSRALVQESIYDEFMAVVMKKVLQIKRGDPLDTDTMVGAQASEQQFDKILSYLEIAKGEGAELLTGGKVEKLEGNLSTGYYIQPTLLKGTNKMRVFQEEIFGPVVSITTFKDEAEALAIANDTEFGLGAGLWTRDINRAYRMGRAIKAGRVWTNCYHLYPAHAAFGGYKKSGVGRETHKMMLDHYQQTKNLLVSYDINPLGFF; encoded by the coding sequence ATGCGTTACGCTCACCCCGGTACTGAAGGCGCCAAAGTCTCGTTCAAAGCCAAGTACGGTAACTACATCGGCGGCGAGTTCGTCGCGCCTGTCAAAGGTCAGTACTTCACCAACACCTCGCCAGTAAATGGCCAACCGATTGCCGAATTTCCCCGCTCCACTGCCGAAGACATCGACAAGGCACTGGACGCCGCTCACGCCGCTGCCGACGCGTGGGGTGCGACCTCCGTGCAGGCGCGCTCGCTGATCCTGCTGAAAATCGCCGACCGCATCGAAGCGAACCTGGAACTGCTGGCGATCACCGAAACCTGGGACAACGGCAAAGCCATCCGCGAAACCCTCAACGCCGACATCCCGCTGGCTGCCGACCATTTCCGCTACTTCGCCGGTTGCCTGCGTGCCCAGGAAGGCAGCGCTGCCGAAATCGACGGCAACACCGTGGCGTACCATATTCATGAACCGCTGGGCGTGGTCGGCCAGATCATCCCGTGGAACTTCCCGATCCTGATGGCTGCGTGGAAACTCGCCCCGGCACTCGCCGCTGGCAACTGCGTGGTACTCAAACCGGCCGAGCAAACCCCGCTGGGCATTACCGTGTTGCTGGAATTGATCGGTGATTTGCTGCCGCCGGGCGTGCTGAACATTGTTCAGGGCTATGGCAAAGAAGCTGGCGAAGCACTGGCGACCAGCAAACGCATCGCCAAGATCGCCTTCACCGGCTCGACCCCGGTCGGCTCGCACATCATGAAGTGCGCGGCCGAGAACATCATTCCATCCACCGTGGAGCTGGGTGGCAAGTCGCCGAACATCTTCTTCGAAGACATCATGCAGGCCGAGCCGACCTTCATTGAGAAAGCCGCTGAAGGTCTGGTGCTGGCGTTCTTCAACCAGGGCGAAGTCTGCACCTGCCCATCGCGTGCGCTGGTGCAGGAATCGATCTACGACGAGTTCATGGCCGTCGTCATGAAGAAAGTCCTGCAAATCAAACGTGGTGATCCGCTGGACACCGACACCATGGTCGGCGCGCAGGCGTCCGAGCAGCAATTCGACAAGATCCTTTCGTACCTGGAAATTGCCAAGGGCGAAGGTGCCGAGCTGCTGACTGGCGGCAAGGTGGAAAAACTCGAGGGCAATCTGTCGACCGGTTATTACATCCAGCCGACCCTGCTCAAGGGCACCAACAAGATGCGCGTGTTCCAGGAAGAAATCTTTGGCCCGGTGGTGAGCATCACCACGTTCAAGGACGAAGCGGAAGCCCTGGCGATTGCCAACGACACCGAGTTCGGCCTCGGCGCCGGTCTGTGGACCCGCGACATCAACCGCGCCTACCGCATGGGCCGGGCGATCAAGGCTGGTCGCGTGTGGACCAACTGCTACCACCTGTACCCGGCGCATGCCGCGTTCGGTGGCTACAAGAAGTCCGGCGTTGGGCGTGAGACGCACAAGATGATGCTCGATCATTATCAGCAGACCAAAAACCTGCTGGTGAGCTACGACATCAATCCGTTGGGCTTCTTCTAG
- the ppa gene encoding inorganic diphosphatase — MSYSKIPAGKDLPNDIYVAIEIPANHAPIKYEIDKDSDCLFVDRFMATPMFYPANYGYIPNTLADDGDPLDVLVVTPYPVAPGSVIRARPVGILNMTDDGGGDAKVIAVPHDKLSQLYVDVKEYTDLPPLLIQQIEHFFANYKDLEKGKWVKIEGWAGADAAREAITKSVAAYKG, encoded by the coding sequence ATGAGCTACAGCAAGATTCCGGCTGGCAAAGACCTGCCGAACGACATCTACGTCGCGATCGAGATCCCGGCCAACCACGCGCCGATCAAATACGAAATCGACAAAGACAGCGATTGCCTGTTCGTTGACCGTTTCATGGCCACCCCAATGTTCTACCCGGCCAACTACGGTTACATCCCGAACACCCTGGCTGACGACGGTGATCCCCTCGACGTGCTGGTTGTGACCCCTTACCCGGTTGCTCCAGGCTCGGTGATCCGCGCGCGTCCAGTCGGCATCCTGAACATGACCGACGACGGCGGCGGCGATGCCAAAGTTATCGCGGTACCACACGACAAGCTGTCCCAGCTGTACGTCGATGTGAAGGAATACACCGACCTGCCACCACTGCTGATCCAGCAGATCGAGCACTTCTTCGCGAACTACAAAGATCTCGAGAAAGGCAAATGGGTCAAGATCGAAGGCTGGGCCGGTGCAGACGCCGCCCGCGAAGCGATCACCAAGTCGGTTGCCGCCTACAAAGGCTAA
- a CDS encoding DedA family protein, translating to MDFNPLDLILHLDVYLDLLVNNYGPWIYAILFLVIFCETGLVVMPFLPGDSLLFIAGAVAAGGGMDPVLLGGLLMLAAILGDSTNYVIGRTAGEKLFSNPNSKIFRRDYLQKTHDFYDKHGGKTVTLARFLPIIRTFAPFVAGVAKMPYARFFGFSVLGTILWVGGLVTLGYFFGNVPFIKKNLSLLVVAIILLSLVPMILGVVRSRFGGTKAQSH from the coding sequence ATGGATTTCAACCCGCTCGACCTTATCCTGCATCTCGACGTGTACCTCGATTTGCTGGTGAACAACTATGGTCCATGGATCTACGCCATCCTGTTTCTGGTGATTTTCTGTGAAACCGGTCTGGTGGTTATGCCATTCCTGCCGGGTGATTCGCTGTTGTTCATTGCCGGTGCCGTTGCCGCAGGCGGTGGAATGGATCCGGTGCTGTTGGGTGGTCTGCTGATGCTCGCGGCCATACTCGGCGACAGTACCAACTACGTAATCGGACGAACGGCCGGGGAGAAGCTGTTCAGCAACCCGAACTCGAAAATCTTCCGTCGCGATTACCTGCAGAAAACCCACGATTTCTATGACAAGCATGGCGGCAAGACTGTAACCCTGGCGCGCTTCCTGCCGATCATCCGCACCTTTGCACCGTTCGTCGCCGGTGTGGCGAAGATGCCGTACGCCCGCTTCTTCGGTTTCAGCGTGTTGGGCACCATCCTCTGGGTCGGCGGTCTGGTGACCCTGGGCTACTTCTTCGGCAACGTGCCGTTCATCAAGAAAAACCTGTCTTTGCTCGTGGTGGCGATCATTCTGCTGTCGCTGGTGCCGATGATCCTTGGCGTGGTTCGCAGCCGTTTCGGCGGCACCAAAGCTCAATCGCACTAA
- a CDS encoding zinc-dependent peptidase: MWSLSAWRRRRILAKRPIADDMWQRVRHHLSFLDGISAAEDQWLREACVLFLEDKHLSALPGVELHQEQRLLLAAQAQLPLLNLGDLNWYQGFHEIVLYPDDFLSPQRHRDASGVEHEWDGEHSGEAWQQGPIILAWPGVMASGGWEGYNLVIHELAHKLDMLNGDANGLPPLHADMRVSDWADVMQKAYDDLNRQLDHDPDAETAIDPYAAENPAEFFAVTSEYFFSAPDLLHEAYPQVYAQLQLFYRQDPLSRLRQLQATDPVYQAHD, encoded by the coding sequence ATGTGGTCGCTGAGCGCCTGGCGTCGCCGGCGCATTCTGGCGAAGCGCCCGATTGCCGACGACATGTGGCAACGGGTGCGTCATCACCTGAGTTTCCTTGACGGTATCAGCGCTGCCGAAGACCAGTGGCTGCGCGAAGCCTGCGTGCTGTTCCTCGAAGACAAACACCTGAGCGCCCTGCCCGGCGTCGAACTGCATCAGGAACAACGCCTGCTGCTCGCGGCCCAGGCGCAATTGCCCCTGCTCAACCTGGGCGATTTGAACTGGTATCAGGGTTTCCACGAAATCGTGCTCTACCCCGACGACTTTCTCAGCCCGCAACGTCATCGTGACGCCAGCGGCGTCGAGCACGAATGGGACGGCGAACACAGCGGCGAAGCCTGGCAGCAAGGGCCGATCATCCTCGCCTGGCCCGGCGTCATGGCCAGTGGTGGCTGGGAAGGCTATAACCTGGTGATCCACGAACTGGCGCACAAACTCGACATGCTCAACGGCGACGCCAACGGCCTGCCGCCGCTGCATGCCGACATGCGTGTCAGCGACTGGGCAGACGTTATGCAAAAGGCTTACGACGATCTCAACCGTCAGCTCGATCATGACCCGGACGCCGAAACCGCCATCGATCCCTACGCCGCCGAAAACCCGGCCGAGTTCTTTGCGGTCACCAGCGAATATTTCTTCAGCGCCCCGGATCTGCTGCATGAAGCTTATCCACAGGTGTATGCGCAGTTGCAGCTTTTCTACCGCCAGGACCCGTTGAGCCGATTGCGGCAACTTCAGGCCACAGACCCGGTCTATCAGGCGCACGACTAA
- a CDS encoding sigma-54-dependent Fis family transcriptional regulator translates to MHDNHLSRHARQVLTATQGKPHLHGPGADPSIARSWLRCLEDYHLDPALSMAPTVLEHGRVLESRERLQQVLQIAGNEMSSLHQQLSGAGHAVLLTDARGVILNCVTAPAERKIFERAGLWLGADWSEACEGTNGIGTCLVERQALTIHQDEHFRGRHTGLTCSASPVFDPHGELLAVLDVSSARHDVSRQSQFHTMALVNLSAKMIESCYFLRCFDNQWLLRFHLQAESVGLFSEGLLAFDGEGRISAVNQSALNLLGHIRGGLLGKPVEAFFDCSLDELLGRASANASASWPLRTRDGRHLFAVLRGESRKPLPMVSAPVVAEAPRLSGICLGDEALQADFRKALRVFERDVPLLINGETGSGKEAFAKAVHQASQRSNKAFVALNCAAIPESLIESELFGYRGGSFTGARKDGMRGKLQQADGGTLFLDEIGDMPLALQTRLLRVLEDRQVVPIGGEPESVNVRIISATHRNLLERVADGSFREDLYYRLNGLEVALPALRERSDKSQLLDFLLAEEAGGETILIDEPARQALLAFNWPGNVRQLRNVLRTLAALCDEGRVGVEDLPVIIRQGRPAISPAEPCEHPLEDAERLALLGALEQTRWHMTRTAEQLGVSRNTLYRKLRKHGIERRVS, encoded by the coding sequence ATGCACGACAACCATTTGAGTCGCCATGCCCGACAGGTTCTCACCGCTACCCAGGGCAAACCGCACCTGCACGGGCCCGGTGCCGATCCGTCGATTGCCCGTTCGTGGCTGCGCTGTCTGGAGGACTATCACCTCGACCCGGCGCTGAGCATGGCGCCGACTGTGCTCGAACACGGCCGGGTACTGGAAAGCCGCGAACGTCTGCAGCAGGTTCTACAGATCGCCGGCAATGAAATGAGCAGCCTGCATCAACAACTCTCCGGCGCCGGCCATGCAGTGCTGCTGACTGACGCGCGCGGGGTGATCCTCAACTGCGTCACCGCGCCGGCCGAACGCAAGATCTTCGAACGCGCCGGGCTCTGGCTGGGGGCCGACTGGAGCGAAGCCTGCGAAGGCACCAACGGCATCGGCACCTGCCTGGTCGAGCGCCAGGCTCTGACGATTCATCAGGATGAACACTTCCGTGGGCGCCACACCGGCCTGACCTGTTCGGCGAGCCCGGTGTTCGACCCGCATGGCGAACTGCTCGCGGTACTCGACGTGTCGTCGGCGCGCCATGACGTCTCGCGGCAAAGCCAGTTTCACACCATGGCGCTGGTCAACCTCTCGGCGAAGATGATCGAGAGCTGCTACTTCCTGCGCTGTTTCGATAACCAATGGTTGTTGCGCTTTCATCTGCAGGCCGAATCGGTCGGGCTGTTCAGCGAAGGTTTGCTGGCGTTTGATGGGGAAGGGCGGATCAGTGCGGTCAATCAGAGTGCACTGAATTTGCTCGGGCATATTCGTGGCGGCTTGCTGGGTAAACCGGTCGAGGCGTTTTTCGATTGTTCGCTGGATGAATTGCTTGGCCGCGCGAGTGCCAATGCCAGTGCCAGTTGGCCGCTGCGCACCCGCGACGGACGGCATTTGTTTGCCGTGTTACGCGGTGAGTCGCGCAAGCCTTTGCCTATGGTATCGGCTCCAGTCGTGGCTGAAGCGCCGCGCCTGTCGGGCATCTGCCTCGGTGATGAAGCGTTGCAGGCCGATTTCCGCAAAGCCTTGCGCGTATTCGAGCGGGACGTGCCGTTGTTGATCAATGGCGAAACCGGCTCGGGCAAGGAGGCCTTCGCCAAGGCTGTGCACCAGGCCAGTCAGCGTTCGAACAAAGCCTTCGTCGCGCTCAACTGCGCGGCCATTCCGGAAAGCCTGATCGAGAGCGAGTTGTTCGGCTATCGCGGCGGCAGTTTCACCGGCGCGCGCAAGGACGGCATGCGCGGCAAGTTGCAACAGGCTGATGGCGGCACGCTGTTTCTCGATGAAATCGGCGATATGCCGCTGGCGCTGCAAACGCGTTTGTTGCGGGTGCTGGAGGATCGGCAAGTGGTGCCGATTGGCGGTGAGCCGGAGTCGGTCAACGTGCGGATTATCAGTGCGACGCACCGCAATCTGCTGGAGCGAGTCGCCGACGGTAGCTTCCGCGAGGATTTGTACTATCGGCTCAATGGTTTGGAGGTAGCGTTGCCGGCGTTGCGTGAACGTAGCGACAAATCGCAGTTGCTGGATTTCCTGCTGGCCGAGGAGGCGGGCGGTGAAACGATCCTGATCGACGAGCCGGCGCGTCAGGCGTTGCTGGCGTTCAACTGGCCGGGCAATGTGCGGCAATTGCGCAATGTGCTGCGCACGCTGGCGGCGTTGTGTGATGAAGGGCGGGTCGGGGTAGAGGATTTGCCGGTAATTATTCGGCAGGGGCGGCCGGCGATTTCACCAGCGGAGCCTTGTGAGCATCCACTGGAAGATGCCGAGCGGTTGGCCTTGCTCGGAGCTCTTGAACAAACGAGGTGGCACATGACTCGCACCGCTGAGCAACTGGGTGTCAGCCGCAACACTCTTTACAGAAAGCTGCGCAAGCACGGGATTGAGCGGCGAGTCAGTTGA
- the eat gene encoding ethanolamine permease produces the protein MTSTTQLKPTLGTLHLWGIAVGLVISGEYFGWSYGWGTAGTLGFLVTALMVATMYTCFIFSFTELTTAIPHAGGPFAYSRRAFGEKGGLIAGIATLIEFVFAPPAIAMAIGAYLNVQYPELDPKIAAVGAYFVFMTLNILGVSIAATFELVVTVLAVAELLVFMGVVAPGFSFSNFVLNGWSGANEFTMGSIPGIFAAIPFAIWFFLAIEGAAMAAEEAKDPKRTIPKAYVSGILTLVFLAIGVMVMAGGVGDWRQLSNINDPLPQAMKAVVGNNSTWMHMLVWIGLFGLVASFHGIILGYSRQFFALARAGYLPKGLAKLSRFQTPHRAILAGGVIGIAAIYSDGLVNLQGMTLTAAMITMSVFGAIVMYIISMLSLFRLRKTEPNLERTFRAPGYPVVPAIALFLAVVCLVAMAWFNTLIGCVFLGFMAAGYLYFQLTAKQRSEAPADAMLEGI, from the coding sequence ATGACTTCCACCACACAGCTCAAACCCACACTCGGCACCCTGCATCTGTGGGGCATTGCCGTCGGCCTGGTGATTTCCGGCGAATACTTCGGCTGGAGTTACGGCTGGGGCACCGCAGGCACGCTCGGGTTTCTGGTCACGGCATTGATGGTCGCGACCATGTACACCTGCTTTATCTTCAGCTTCACCGAACTGACCACCGCCATCCCACACGCCGGCGGACCGTTTGCCTACAGCCGGCGGGCGTTCGGCGAGAAAGGCGGATTGATCGCCGGTATTGCCACACTGATCGAGTTCGTCTTTGCGCCACCGGCAATTGCCATGGCCATCGGCGCTTACCTCAACGTGCAGTATCCCGAGCTTGATCCGAAGATCGCCGCCGTCGGCGCGTATTTCGTCTTCATGACCCTGAATATTCTCGGCGTCAGCATCGCGGCGACCTTTGAATTGGTGGTCACCGTGCTCGCCGTTGCCGAGTTGCTGGTGTTCATGGGCGTGGTTGCGCCGGGCTTCAGCTTCAGTAATTTCGTGCTCAATGGCTGGTCGGGCGCCAACGAATTCACGATGGGTTCGATCCCTGGGATTTTCGCGGCGATACCGTTTGCGATCTGGTTCTTCCTCGCCATCGAAGGTGCGGCCATGGCGGCTGAAGAGGCGAAAGACCCGAAACGCACGATTCCCAAGGCCTATGTCAGCGGCATTTTGACTTTGGTGTTTTTGGCTATCGGCGTAATGGTCATGGCTGGCGGCGTTGGCGACTGGCGCCAACTGTCGAACATCAACGATCCGCTGCCGCAAGCGATGAAAGCCGTGGTTGGCAACAACTCGACGTGGATGCACATGCTGGTCTGGATCGGTCTGTTCGGACTGGTGGCGAGTTTCCACGGGATCATTCTTGGCTACTCGCGACAATTCTTCGCCCTCGCCCGTGCCGGTTATTTGCCTAAAGGACTGGCCAAGCTGTCGCGTTTCCAGACCCCACACCGGGCGATTCTGGCTGGTGGCGTGATCGGAATTGCGGCGATTTACAGCGACGGTCTGGTCAATCTGCAAGGCATGACCCTGACGGCGGCGATGATCACCATGTCGGTGTTCGGCGCCATCGTGATGTACATCATCAGCATGCTCAGCCTGTTCAGACTGCGTAAAACCGAGCCGAACCTGGAGCGCACCTTCCGTGCGCCGGGCTATCCGGTGGTGCCGGCGATTGCGCTGTTTTTAGCGGTTGTGTGTCTGGTGGCGATGGCGTGGTTCAACACGCTGATCGGCTGCGTGTTCCTTGGCTTCATGGCCGCCGGTTACCTGTATTTCCAGCTGACCGCCAAGCAACGCTCCGAAGCGCCGGCAGACGCTATGCTCGAAGGTATCTAG